TCTCGCCGGCGTACTGCATGAGGGCGCCAACCGCTTCGTCAACCGCTTGGAATCCCGCCTCGCCGCCCTGATTGGTAACCACGAAAAGAGCGATATTCAAAACCGGCATGATCCAGGCCACCGAGTACCAGTTTAAATTGCTGCCGGCATGGGTAAGCGCGAGGCCACCGGCCAATGGACTCGCCACCACCACCCAGCCGAGAGCGTAATCCTGGCCTTCGCGCGCCCGGTGCAATGCAGCGAATGTTTCCGGCTGCAAGAACCAACCACGCCCGCGTGCGCCCAGCAAATGGGCTGACATATATCGTCCAACATCGTGGAGAGACGCGTGGATGGTACCGGCCGGACCAAGTGCCGGCGGGCTGTCTCCGCCTAATCCTGGTTCGATGGGAACGACTCGCGAGCGGCCCTCATAATGACCCCAGGGCTGGTTGAGTTCGCCGACCGTGCCTGGCGCGCCGAAGCCGCTGTTATTCATGCCGAGGGGCTCGAACAATTCGTGCAGCATGAGCTCGTCCCAAGGCTCTGCCGCCGCGCGCTCGGCCATCACACCGGCAATGACATAGCCGGCATTGCTGTAATGAAAAGCGATGCCCGGCGGCGCTTCCGGCGGCAGCGCCAACGCTTCCGAAGCGATCTCCATGCGGAGATCAGTCTTGGATTTTGTGCTGCGCCACAGATTGCCGTTCCAAATCTCAAGCGTTGTCATGGCGCCGACCAGGCCGCTCCGGTGGGACAGCAAATCTTCCAGTGTGACATCGCGGTAAGCGGAATGCATATTTGGTATGGCATCGCCCAACGCCTTGCCGACTTGCAGATCCCAGGACAGTAGACCGCGCTCGACAAGCCGGGCCACCATGGTTGCGGTCATTGATTTGCCGATTGAGCCGAGATGCCAAAGGTCTTCGCTGCTGGCCGATTTGGTCTCGCCGGATTTGCGGTAGCCAACAGCGCCGAGTCCGGCGACGCGATCACCGTGCATCAATATGGCAGCCAGCGCCGGTACATTATGATGTAGACGGATAGGTTCCAGAAGGTCTTCGAAATTGTCGGCCGTAAGATCGTCAGCGGCAGTGACATGCAGATGCGCGAAGACGACAAGAAAAAACGCGGCGGTGGCAATCCACCGCCGCGCTGCAAGCCGGCTCATGGCGCTCGGCGTCATATGTCTTGCCCCGTAGGCTGCCCCATCGGCCGTCCTCGGACCAGCTACATTTTCTTCCAATCGCCACTCTGTTCGAAGGCGTGCGCGGCCTGAATTACACTGGCGTCGTCATAGCGCTTGCCGACCAACATCATGCCTATCGGTAGGCCGTTGTTCATACCGCACGGCACGCTCATGGCAGGATGGCCTGAGCAGTCGAAAGGTGCGGTATTGGCCAGCATATTGAGCGCCGCATCACAATATTCCTCATACGAGCAGTCGGGCTCCGGCAGTTTGGTCGCCTGCTGCGGCAAAGTTGGCAGCGCCAAAATATCGACTTCCTCGAAAAGCGCGTCATAGGAATCACGCAGCTTGCGGCTGAGATTTTGCGCCTTGGCGTAGTAATGGCCATGGTAATTATGGTGCATATACTGACCGAGCAGCATCACCAGTTTGACCGTGACGGAAAGATCGTCGGGACGGGAGCGCCAGCCATGCGCATAGGCGTCAAGCAGCGAGGTTGAGTAATACCCCTCCCAGTTGGTGCCCATGCAGTTTCCCTTGAGCATCAGCTCGGTCGCGCCTTCGACCGCCACCGCATTCCAGATATCGATGCCGTATGAATGCATCGGCAGCGAAACCTGTTTTACTTTGGCGCCGAGTTTCTTGAAGTGCTCGGTCGCGGCTTTGACTTTTTGATCGACCATCTTTTCGCTGTTGGCGTGACTGAAGCCTTCTTTGAGGACGCCGATGGTCATGCCTTTGACGCCCTTGCCAAGCGCCTTTGTATAGTTCTGTGTCTTGGTGCCGATCTGGCGCGGGTCGTAACCGTCAGATCCGGCAATGACTTGCAGCAAAGTAGCGATGTCGGTCACATTGTTGGCCATCGGGCCAGTATGATCGAGGGTCTGTTCGATCGGGAAAACGCCAGTGTAGGGCACCAATCCGTGCGTCGGCTTGTGGCCGTAAATGCCGGACCAACAGGCGGGAATGCGGATCGAGCCGCCCTGATCGCCGCCCATTGCCATATCGGCCTCGCCGATGGAGACCAGAACTGCACTCCCGGCCGATGAGCCGCCCGAGGAATAGCCTTTCTTGTAGGGATTTTCGACCATGCCGGTAGCTGGCGTCGCGCTGCCGCCGTCGAAACAAAGATAGGTATTTGCTGCCTTGCCGAGAATCGTGCCGCCGGCATCCAGAATTCGTGTCACCACGGTGGCGTCGATATCGGGAACATAACCTTCAAGCACCGACGCGCCGTTCATCATCGGCACACCGGCCAGGCTGATATTGTCCTTTAACACGATCCTCTTGCCGGCCAGGGGCCCGCGCGCCTTCCCTTTGACTTCGCTTTTCCAATACCACGCGTTGTAGGGATTCTCTTCGGCGGTCGGGCGCCGGCCCGGCGTGCGCGGATATTTAACCGGCAATTTGGGTTCAACCAAATCATCGAGGCGGTGATAGGACTGGATGGTGCCGGCCATGAGGCCTTGGTAGGATTCTGCCTCCTCGACCGAAACGGACATGCCATAGGCATCGGCGATGTCGAGCACTTCTTCAATGGTCGGAGTGCGGACCGTAGGAAACTTAGCCATGATGACCTCCCAGTCGTGTTGCTACTAAAGTTCGGTGACGATTATTTACTGAAGAATTCCTCGCAGATATAGCGCGTGACGTCGCCATCGAACAGCGCGCCATGTTTTGCGCCCCATTCGACCCGGTAGGCCGATCCGTTATGAGCGTCCATCGCCTGATGGTCGACAAAGCGTTCATAGGTATTGAATCTAAGGGGGTCCTCGCTATCGCGCCCCACATAGAAGCCGATGGTGCCGGGTTCGTTGACGCTGACATACTCGCCGATTTCCGCCAGAGCTTGCTCCAGCTTTTGCGCGCAGCCGGGCTTGGCCTTGAGAATGGCGTTGAGTGTGATCATGCGGTTCTCCTTTGCGTCGATCTCTAAATTTTGCGCGTCTGCATGTCAATTCTGGCTGTTCGATTGTGCGTCGCACAACGAGCGGTTACAGCTAAAATATGAGCTAATCCGGAGCTTGCGGCTGGTTTAGTTGGCGCGCTATAACCCACTTATTGCACTGCACAAATAAACCCGGATATCTCAACAAAACGCTCGCAAGCGAGAAAAGGAAGCGGAATGCTCCAAACATCCAACGGTGACGGCCTGACGAGCTATGGTTTCGAGGATCTTGAAATAGGAATGCGCGGCGAATATCGCCGGCGCATCAGCCAGGCCGATGTCGAACATTTCGCCGAAGTTTCGGGCGACGTAAATCCGCTGCATCTGGACCCGGCGTTCGCCGAGCGCACCATATTCAAAGGCCCAATCGTTCATGGCATGTACACAGCCGCGATGATATCGACAGTCATCGGTACGCGGCTTCCCGGGCCGGGCTGTATTTACATGAGCCAGAACCTCCGCTTCCTGGCACCGGTGCGCGTCGGCGAAGAGGTGGTGGCGAGCGCCACGGTGATTGAATTGATACCTGAGAAACGCCGTGCCCGTCTGGAAACGCTGTGCCAGGTGGGCGAGATTGAAGTTGTCCGCGGCGAAGCTCTTATCTTGGTGCCCACCCGCGCCCAACTACAAGCTTTGACAGACGCCGGTTAATGTCTGGCCAAGAAGCGGCCGAGCGCCTATCCTCGGCGCCGCTTTAATCCTCTCTAAATGGTTCAGAATCAGGAGCTGGCGCGGCCATGCGCATCTATAGGCATTGGCGTGAAGTTCCCGCCGAAGGGCGAGGCGCAGTCGTCGCAATTGGTAATTTTGATGGCGTCCATCTTGGCCATCAGGCGGTCATCTCTGATGCCCGGCGCATCGCGCAGGAAGCGGGTGCGCCGCTGGCGATTCTCACCTTCGAACCCCATCCGCGCGAAGTCCTCGGGCAAACGGATGGACCGTTCCGGCTCACGCCCTTCCGTATCAAGTTGCGCGAGATCGCGAAACTTGGCGTCGATATTCTCTATCTTCTCAAATTCGACCAAAACATGGCAGCGCTGACGGCCGCTGATTTTATCGACCGGCTGCTCGTAGATGGGCTCGGCGTTAGTCATGTGATTGTGGGCTATGATTTCGCGTTTGGCCGCCAGCGCGGCGGTAATTTTGCGCTGTTGCAGGAGCATGCCGTATCTGGCGGCTATCGCGTCACCCAAGTGAGCGTCGCTGGCACCGATGAGGGCAAATATTCTGCGAGTGAAGCGCGCGCCCGGCTTCGTGCAGGTGATGTCGTCGGTGCGGCGCAAATTCTCGGTCGACCGTGGGAGATCGAAGGTCGCGTCCAACATGGCGAGCACCGTGGCCGCAAGCTTGGATTCGCCACCGCCAATCTAGCCGTTGCTGGCACACTTCATCCGGCGCATGGCGTCTATGCACTTTGGGTCGGCATCGATCGCGGTGCTGGTGACGGGCTGGTATGGTGGCCCGCCGTTGCCAATCTCGGGCGCCGCCCAACTTTTGATG
The sequence above is drawn from the Pseudomonadota bacterium genome and encodes:
- a CDS encoding MaoC family dehydratase, with product MLQTSNGDGLTSYGFEDLEIGMRGEYRRRISQADVEHFAEVSGDVNPLHLDPAFAERTIFKGPIVHGMYTAAMISTVIGTRLPGPGCIYMSQNLRFLAPVRVGEEVVASATVIELIPEKRRARLETLCQVGEIEVVRGEALILVPTRAQLQALTDAG
- a CDS encoding bifunctional riboflavin kinase/FAD synthetase; translated protein: MRIYRHWREVPAEGRGAVVAIGNFDGVHLGHQAVISDARRIAQEAGAPLAILTFEPHPREVLGQTDGPFRLTPFRIKLREIAKLGVDILYLLKFDQNMAALTAADFIDRLLVDGLGVSHVIVGYDFAFGRQRGGNFALLQEHAVSGGYRVTQVSVAGTDEGKYSASEARARLRAGDVVGAAQILGRPWEIEGRVQHGEHRGRKLGFATANLAVAGTLHPAHGVYALWVGIDRGAGDGLVWWPAVANLGRRPTFDENELLLEVHVLDFDGDLYGQRLRAQFVARVRPERRFDGLDALIAQIARDTACARDLLSADNGPDGVTPAVNPATESAVQ
- a CDS encoding amidase, with product MAKFPTVRTPTIEEVLDIADAYGMSVSVEEAESYQGLMAGTIQSYHRLDDLVEPKLPVKYPRTPGRRPTAEENPYNAWYWKSEVKGKARGPLAGKRIVLKDNISLAGVPMMNGASVLEGYVPDIDATVVTRILDAGGTILGKAANTYLCFDGGSATPATGMVENPYKKGYSSGGSSAGSAVLVSIGEADMAMGGDQGGSIRIPACWSGIYGHKPTHGLVPYTGVFPIEQTLDHTGPMANNVTDIATLLQVIAGSDGYDPRQIGTKTQNYTKALGKGVKGMTIGVLKEGFSHANSEKMVDQKVKAATEHFKKLGAKVKQVSLPMHSYGIDIWNAVAVEGATELMLKGNCMGTNWEGYYSTSLLDAYAHGWRSRPDDLSVTVKLVMLLGQYMHHNYHGHYYAKAQNLSRKLRDSYDALFEEVDILALPTLPQQATKLPEPDCSYEEYCDAALNMLANTAPFDCSGHPAMSVPCGMNNGLPIGMMLVGKRYDDASVIQAAHAFEQSGDWKKM
- a CDS encoding putative quinol monooxygenase; its protein translation is MITLNAILKAKPGCAQKLEQALAEIGEYVSVNEPGTIGFYVGRDSEDPLRFNTYERFVDHQAMDAHNGSAYRVEWGAKHGALFDGDVTRYICEEFFSK
- a CDS encoding serine hydrolase; its protein translation is MTPSAMSRLAARRWIATAAFFLVVFAHLHVTAADDLTADNFEDLLEPIRLHHNVPALAAILMHGDRVAGLGAVGYRKSGETKSASSEDLWHLGSIGKSMTATMVARLVERGLLSWDLQVGKALGDAIPNMHSAYRDVTLEDLLSHRSGLVGAMTTLEIWNGNLWRSTKSKTDLRMEIASEALALPPEAPPGIAFHYSNAGYVIAGVMAERAAAEPWDELMLHELFEPLGMNNSGFGAPGTVGELNQPWGHYEGRSRVVPIEPGLGGDSPPALGPAGTIHASLHDVGRYMSAHLLGARGRGWFLQPETFAALHRAREGQDYALGWVVVASPLAGGLALTHAGSNLNWYSVAWIMPVLNIALFVVTNQGGEAGFQAVDEAVGALMQYAGETIPGVAR